A section of the Suncus etruscus isolate mSunEtr1 chromosome X, mSunEtr1.pri.cur, whole genome shotgun sequence genome encodes:
- the SRPX2 gene encoding sushi repeat-containing protein SRPX2: MNSQLIQRGALALLFFLVSLVAPAEYEAYTSIATAPRWCSSLNIQDGEVTCYSPRGRNYYSSLGTRCELSCDQGYRLIGRKFVQCLPSRRWSGTAYCRQVRCHALQLITSGTYSCTNGVLLNSQCDYTCLRGYHLEGDHSRICMEDGKWSGGEPVCVDIDPPKIQCPHSREKMAEPEKLTAQVYWNPPLVKDSADGTITRVRLQGPEPGSHFPEGKHIIRYTAYDQAYNKASCKFTVKVQVRRCPSLKPPEHGYLSCTSAGDNYGAICEYHCDGSYERRGTPSRVCQSSRQWSGTPPICAPMKINVNVNSAAGLLDQFYEKQRLLIISAPDSSNKYYKMQISMLQQAICGLDLRHVTIIELVGQPLQEVGRIQEHQLSVNIIKELRQIHHLTRSYFNMVLVDKQGTDRERYMEPITPEEIFTFIDDYLLSDQELKRRLEQSDFCE; encoded by the exons ATGAACAGTCAACTAATTCAAAGAGGAGCTCTAGCTCTGCTGTTCTTCCTCGTTTCACTAGTGGCACCAGCAGAGTATGAAG CTTACACTTCTATTGCTACAGCCCCCCGATGGTGTTCTTCATTAAATATCCAGGATGGAGAAGTCACATGCTACTCACCAAGGGGAAGAAATTATTACAGCAGCCTGGGCACTCGTTGTGAGCTCTCCTGTGACCAAGGTTATCGGTTAATTGGAAGGAAATTTGTGCAATGCCTGCCAAGCCGCCGTTGGTCTGGAACTGCCTACTGTCGGC aggtGCGATGCCATGCACTGCAGTTAATTACTAGTGGCACCTACAGCTGCACAAATGGTGTGCTTCTCAACTCCCAGTGTGACTATACCTGCTTGAGGGGCTATCACCTCGAAGGTGACCACAGTAGAATCTGCATGGAAGATGGAAAGTGGAGTGGAGGTGAACCTGTATGTGTAG ACATAGATCCTCCCAAAATCCAATGTCCCCACTCACGTGAGAAGATGGCAGAGCCAGAGAAACTGACTGCTCAAGTATACTGGAACCCACCATTGGTGAAGGATTCTGCTGATGGCACTATCACCAG AGTAAGACTTCAGGGCCCTGAGCCTGGCTCTCACTTTCCTGAAGGAAAACACATCATTCGGTATACTGCCTACGATCAAGCCTACAACAAAGCCAGCTGCAAGTTCACTGTGAAAGTACAAG TGAGACGTTGTCCAAGCCTGAAACCACCAGAGCATGGTTACCTCAGCTGCACCTCAGCAGGGGACAACTATGGTGCCATTTGTGAATACCATTGTGATGGAAGTTATGAACGCCGAGGGACCCCCTCCCGAGTCTGCCAGTCCAGCCGCCAGTGGTCAGGAACACCACCCATCTGTGCTC CTATGAAGATTAATGTCAATGTCAACTCAGCTGCTGGCCTTCTGGATCAATTCTACGAGAAACAGAGACTTCTTATCATCTCAGCTCCTGATTCTTCcaataaatattacaaaatgcAGATTTCTATGCTACAG caAGCCATCTGTGGATTGGACCTGCGGCATGTGACTATCATTGAGCTGGTGGGGCAGCCACTTCAGGAGGTTGGACGAATCCAGGAACACCAGCTATCAGTCAACATCATCAAAGAGCTCAG GCAAATTCATCACCTCACTCGCTCATATTTCAACATGGTACTGGTTGACAAGCAAGGAACTGACCGGGAACGTTACATGGAGCCTATTACCCCTGAGGAAATCTTCACATTTATTGACGACTACCTGCTGAGTGACCAAGAGTTGAAGCGGCGCCTAGAGCAAAGTGATTTTTGTGAGTGA